Proteins from a genomic interval of Sphingomonas sp. Y38-1Y:
- a CDS encoding FAD-dependent oxidoreductase → MKADRRALLGLGAGAAALAGGGAALAFREPPLPPGPLAGADLARGHRLRQGKFPAPTREEHVGTAIIGGGISGLSAGWTLAEAGYYDFALLELEDEAGGNARSGANAVSAYPLGAHYLPIPNREATALRRMLQRMGIVTGEADGVPTYDPMQLCADLQERLLWRGKWQEGLVPRTGLSAKDRADLATFDAEMARAKRAVGNDGRPAFATPIAYSSADPAWRALDGETFAAWLDARGLTSPVLCAHVRYAMRDDYGTEPEHVSAWAGVHYWAGRRGHAAAGVADNVLTWPGGNGHLARLMARRLGERVRPGRIVHAVARTANGVAIDSFDVARGESVRTLADAAILATPLFVTARLISGLDVRPCSYAPWIVANVTVAQPPQGPGVPLAWDNVSSTGDSLGYVVATHQDRAASAGPTVLSWYMPLSSMAPANARRLLLERPADEWKRIVRDDLLAMHPDLDIGEIALWRWGHAMIRPTPGYVWGAAPAFAVEPPMYLAHSDLSGLSLFEEAHFHGTRAAEAVMARAGHAHEALT, encoded by the coding sequence ATGAAAGCTGACCGGCGCGCGCTGCTCGGCCTGGGCGCGGGCGCAGCGGCGCTGGCGGGTGGCGGCGCGGCGCTCGCGTTTCGCGAGCCGCCGCTGCCGCCCGGTCCACTCGCCGGCGCCGACCTCGCCCGCGGCCATCGCCTGCGGCAGGGCAAGTTTCCCGCGCCGACCCGCGAAGAGCACGTCGGCACCGCTATCATCGGAGGGGGCATATCCGGGCTGTCGGCGGGCTGGACCTTGGCCGAGGCTGGCTATTACGATTTCGCGCTGCTGGAGTTGGAGGACGAGGCCGGCGGCAATGCCCGGAGCGGCGCCAATGCCGTTTCGGCCTATCCGCTCGGCGCCCATTACCTGCCGATCCCCAATCGCGAGGCGACAGCGCTCAGGCGGATGCTCCAGCGGATGGGCATCGTCACTGGCGAGGCGGACGGCGTGCCGACCTATGACCCGATGCAACTCTGCGCCGACCTTCAGGAGCGATTGCTGTGGCGCGGCAAGTGGCAGGAGGGGCTGGTGCCGCGCACCGGCCTGTCGGCCAAGGACCGCGCCGACCTCGCCACCTTCGATGCGGAGATGGCACGCGCGAAGCGGGCGGTCGGCAACGACGGCAGGCCCGCCTTTGCGACGCCGATCGCCTATAGCTCGGCCGATCCCGCCTGGCGCGCGCTTGACGGCGAGACGTTCGCCGCCTGGCTGGATGCGCGGGGCCTCACATCACCGGTGCTGTGCGCGCATGTCCGCTACGCGATGCGCGACGATTACGGGACGGAGCCGGAGCATGTCTCCGCCTGGGCCGGCGTCCATTATTGGGCGGGGCGGCGTGGCCATGCGGCGGCCGGGGTAGCGGACAATGTCCTCACCTGGCCCGGCGGCAATGGTCATCTGGCGCGGCTGATGGCCCGGCGGCTGGGCGAGCGCGTGCGGCCCGGACGGATCGTCCATGCCGTCGCCCGCACTGCAAACGGCGTCGCGATCGACAGCTTCGACGTTGCCCGGGGCGAGAGCGTCCGCACGCTCGCCGACGCCGCGATCCTGGCGACGCCGCTGTTCGTCACCGCGCGGCTGATCTCCGGCCTTGACGTTCGCCCGTGCAGCTATGCGCCCTGGATCGTCGCCAACGTCACCGTCGCGCAGCCGCCGCAGGGGCCCGGCGTCCCGCTTGCCTGGGACAATGTGTCCTCGACCGGCGACTCGCTCGGCTATGTCGTCGCAACGCATCAGGACCGCGCCGCCTCGGCCGGCCCCACGGTGCTGAGCTGGTACATGCCGCTGTCATCGATGGCGCCCGCGAACGCCCGCCGGCTGCTGCTCGAGCGCCCCGCCGACGAATGGAAGCGCATCGTTCGCGACGACCTGCTTGCCATGCACCCGGACCTCGACATCGGCGAGATCGCGTTGTGGCGGTGGGGACATGCGATGATCCGTCCGACGCCAGGCTATGTCTGGGGCGCGGCGCCCGCCTTTGCCGTCGAGCCGCCGATGTACCTCGCGCACAGCGACCTGTCGGGCCTGTCGCTGTTCGAGGAAGCGCATTTTCACGGCACGCGCGCGGCCGAGGCGGTGATGGCACGCGCCGGCCACGCGCACGAGGCGCTGACATGA
- a CDS encoding polyamine aminopropyltransferase, translating into MAEADPAARTKVTAPAGALLVSAFVVATCGLVYELLASTIASYLLGDSVTQFSTVIGTYLFAMGIGSWCSRYVKRGELRLFVRTELLIAIIGGCSAALLFLLFPLVEHFRIALYGIVLAIGFLVGLEIPLLIRILKDFDFRETVSSVLTFDYVGALAASLLFPLVLMPHLGMIRTGFAFGIANAAVALALLLALPRGRRMRGEVVAAIVILALLTAGFVAADRLQRWGEQAGYGEPVVYARSSRFQRLVLTRKDDDLRLYLNGNLQFSSRDEYRYHEALVHPALGRVASPRDILILGGGDGLAAREVFRHPGVRRVTLVDLDPEMTALFRDTPALAALNKGSLSDPRMTVINADAFRWAREAKAKYDAIIVDFPDPVDYSVGKLYTDSFYAQVRRLLAPGGMMVVQSTSPLVAPDAYWTVATTLEAVGFATKGYHAYVPSFGEWGFTLAALRPIPLHASFPAGRFLTAASEAPLFAFPPDMARRPVEVNRLDNQSLVRVFDAAWSRYES; encoded by the coding sequence ATGGCTGAAGCCGATCCCGCGGCGCGAACGAAGGTCACGGCACCGGCGGGCGCGCTGCTCGTCTCGGCCTTCGTCGTCGCGACCTGCGGACTGGTCTACGAGCTGCTCGCCTCGACGATCGCGAGCTATCTGCTGGGCGACAGCGTCACCCAGTTCTCGACCGTCATCGGCACCTATCTGTTCGCGATGGGCATCGGTTCGTGGTGCTCGCGCTATGTGAAGCGCGGCGAGCTTCGGTTGTTCGTCCGCACCGAATTGCTGATCGCGATCATCGGCGGCTGCTCGGCGGCCCTGCTCTTCCTCCTCTTCCCGCTGGTCGAGCATTTCCGCATCGCGCTCTATGGCATCGTCCTGGCGATCGGCTTCCTCGTCGGGCTCGAAATCCCGCTCCTCATCCGCATCCTCAAGGACTTCGATTTCCGCGAAACGGTGTCGAGCGTCCTGACCTTTGACTATGTCGGCGCACTGGCCGCGTCGCTCTTGTTCCCGCTCGTCCTGATGCCCCATCTCGGGATGATCCGCACGGGCTTCGCCTTCGGCATCGCCAACGCGGCGGTGGCGCTCGCGCTCCTCCTCGCGCTCCCGCGCGGACGGCGGATGCGCGGGGAGGTCGTCGCCGCGATCGTCATCCTGGCGCTGCTGACCGCCGGCTTCGTCGCCGCCGACCGGCTCCAGCGCTGGGGCGAGCAGGCCGGCTATGGCGAGCCCGTCGTCTATGCCCGCTCCAGCCGCTTCCAGCGCCTCGTCCTGACGCGCAAGGACGACGACCTGCGCCTCTATCTCAACGGCAATCTCCAATTCAGTTCGCGCGACGAATATCGCTATCACGAGGCACTGGTGCATCCCGCGCTCGGCCGCGTCGCCAGTCCGCGTGACATCCTCATCCTCGGCGGCGGCGACGGCTTGGCCGCTCGCGAGGTCTTCCGCCACCCCGGCGTCCGCCGCGTCACGCTCGTCGATCTCGACCCGGAAATGACCGCGCTTTTCCGCGACACCCCGGCCCTTGCCGCACTCAACAAGGGTTCGCTCTCCGACCCCCGCATGACCGTCATCAACGCCGACGCGTTCCGATGGGCACGCGAGGCCAAGGCGAAGTACGACGCGATCATCGTCGATTTTCCCGACCCCGTCGATTACTCGGTCGGCAAGCTCTACACCGACAGCTTCTACGCACAGGTGCGCCGCCTGCTCGCGCCCGGCGGAATGATGGTCGTCCAGTCGACGTCGCCGCTGGTCGCGCCCGACGCTTATTGGACCGTCGCGACGACGCTGGAGGCGGTGGGGTTCGCGACCAAGGGCTATCACGCCTATGTGCCGAGCTTCGGCGAATGGGGTTTCACCCTCGCGGCGCTGCGCCCCATCCCGCTTCATGCCAGCTTCCCCGCCGGCCGCTTCCTGACCGCGGCGAGCGAGGCGCCGCTGTTCGCCTTTCCGCCAGACATGGCGCGCCGCCCGGTCGAGGTGAACCGCCTGGACAACCAGTCGCTGGTGCGCGTCTTCGATGCCGCCTGGAGCCGCTATGAAAGCTGA
- a CDS encoding DUF350 domain-containing protein: MVTSLATFLNTLLYAGVGVFVFMIGFFILDLLTPGRLWSEIHDQRNIGVAIVAAAMTLGLAIIVAAAIHG; this comes from the coding sequence ATGGTCACCTCGCTCGCAACCTTCCTCAACACGTTGCTCTATGCCGGCGTCGGCGTGTTCGTGTTCATGATCGGCTTTTTCATCCTCGACCTGCTGACGCCGGGTCGTCTGTGGTCGGAAATCCATGACCAGCGCAACATCGGCGTGGCGATCGTCGCCGCCGCGATGACGCTCGGCCTGGCGATCATCGTCGCCGCGGCAATCCATGGCTGA
- a CDS encoding DUF4178 domain-containing protein: protein MADAAPAARALSCPNCGGTITLRAAGHSVTVACEYCASILDVSQPEVRLVTRYNEKASRLAIPLGTRGTLDGTEWETVGWMAREDSGYPWQEFLLFNPYHGYRWLIEQRGGWSLGEQLNVTPTGGWGGVTVDGERYQPFFAEGRAVVTDVVGEFYWRVKRGDSVRTDDWVRPGEMLSREVDDREVSWSRSRYLPAAEIAAAFGVSAQGKPWPPLPHQPSPVRPFLKGAIVIALLALAALIVGAVLTTGGRTLWQGSVDIAADGRDQEVTVGPIELTRPYQRVRVVAEVPALSNGWVDLDYTLVDRKNQRSFTASKAAERYSGRDSDGDWSEGDRGATADFAALPSGTYDLVVDYKGNNWVDPSKSGSNFWTFGAEEQTSDWRRGGINAPQANLRVVSRGGAGFGIFFLMLLLILLPLGVALIFHAQFESARRGESDFTGAGDEDD from the coding sequence ATGGCTGATGCCGCCCCCGCCGCCCGGGCGCTGTCCTGCCCCAATTGCGGCGGCACGATCACGCTGCGCGCGGCGGGCCATTCCGTCACCGTCGCATGCGAATACTGCGCCAGCATCCTCGACGTCAGCCAGCCCGAGGTGCGACTGGTCACGCGCTACAACGAAAAGGCGTCGCGGCTTGCGATCCCGCTCGGTACCCGGGGCACGCTGGACGGGACCGAGTGGGAAACCGTCGGCTGGATGGCGCGCGAGGACAGCGGCTATCCGTGGCAGGAGTTCCTGCTGTTCAATCCCTATCATGGCTATCGCTGGCTGATCGAGCAGCGCGGCGGCTGGAGCCTGGGCGAGCAGCTGAACGTCACCCCGACCGGCGGCTGGGGCGGCGTCACCGTCGACGGCGAACGCTATCAGCCGTTCTTCGCCGAGGGGCGCGCGGTGGTCACCGACGTGGTCGGCGAATTTTACTGGCGGGTGAAGCGCGGCGACAGCGTCCGCACCGACGACTGGGTTCGCCCGGGCGAGATGCTCTCGCGCGAGGTCGACGACCGCGAGGTGAGCTGGTCGCGGTCGCGCTACCTGCCCGCGGCGGAAATTGCCGCAGCGTTCGGGGTTTCTGCGCAAGGCAAGCCGTGGCCGCCGCTGCCGCACCAGCCCTCGCCCGTCCGCCCCTTCCTCAAGGGTGCGATCGTCATAGCCCTGCTCGCGCTTGCGGCGCTGATCGTCGGCGCGGTGCTGACGACGGGCGGCCGGACCCTGTGGCAGGGATCGGTCGACATCGCCGCCGATGGCCGCGACCAGGAAGTGACCGTCGGCCCGATCGAGCTCACCCGCCCCTATCAGCGCGTCCGCGTCGTCGCGGAGGTGCCGGCGCTGTCGAACGGCTGGGTCGACCTCGACTACACGCTCGTCGATCGCAAGAACCAGCGGAGCTTCACCGCGTCCAAGGCGGCCGAGCGCTATTCCGGCCGCGATTCCGACGGTGACTGGAGCGAGGGCGACCGCGGTGCCACCGCGGATTTCGCCGCGCTGCCGTCGGGCACCTATGACTTGGTCGTCGATTACAAGGGCAACAACTGGGTCGATCCGTCGAAATCGGGCTCGAACTTCTGGACCTTCGGGGCCGAAGAGCAAACGTCCGACTGGCGCCGCGGGGGCATCAACGCGCCGCAAGCCAATCTGCGCGTCGTCAGCCGCGGCGGTGCCGGGTTCGGCATCTTCTTTCTGATGCTGCTGCTCATCCTGCTGCCGCTGGGCGTCGCGCTCATCTTCCATGCGCAGTTCGAGAGTGCACGTCGCGGCGAAAGCGACTTCACCGGCGCCGGCGACGAGGACGACTGA
- a CDS encoding DUF4178 domain-containing protein — MLTLDCPNCGAPVTFRSASLPNRVCDHCRSMLVRSDAGVGVAGQEAALPFDVSPIQIGTRGRFAGASFEVIGRVRWSWTDGSWNEWLCLFEGGRHGWLGEAMGDFMMTFERPLAEIGSAELDRIARGAPAIPGRKAEIDDEELTIADAREVSCIAAEGELPFTALPGWTIYSVDLKAGSGRAASLQREGNEAWFYDGRYVTLADLGATNLRAIEGWTVPRYG, encoded by the coding sequence ATGCTGACCCTCGACTGCCCAAATTGCGGCGCGCCCGTCACCTTCCGGTCGGCCTCGCTGCCCAATCGCGTCTGCGACCATTGCCGCTCGATGCTCGTGCGCAGCGACGCGGGCGTCGGCGTGGCGGGTCAGGAGGCAGCGCTGCCGTTCGACGTGTCGCCGATCCAGATCGGCACGCGTGGCCGCTTTGCCGGCGCGTCCTTCGAGGTGATCGGGCGCGTCCGCTGGTCCTGGACCGACGGCTCCTGGAACGAGTGGCTGTGCCTGTTCGAGGGCGGTCGCCACGGCTGGCTGGGCGAGGCGATGGGCGACTTCATGATGACCTTCGAGCGCCCGCTGGCCGAGATCGGCTCGGCCGAACTCGACCGCATCGCGCGCGGCGCCCCCGCGATCCCCGGCCGCAAGGCCGAGATCGACGACGAGGAACTGACGATCGCCGATGCGCGCGAAGTGTCGTGCATCGCCGCGGAGGGCGAGCTTCCGTTCACCGCGCTACCCGGCTGGACGATCTACTCGGTCGACCTCAAGGCGGGATCGGGCCGCGCCGCCAGCCTCCAGCGCGAGGGGAACGAGGCCTGGTTCTATGACGGCCGCTACGTGACGCTCGCCGACCTCGGCGCGACCAACCTGCGGGCGATCGAGGGATGGACGGTGCCGCGCTATGGCTGA